Proteins co-encoded in one Paraburkholderia edwinii genomic window:
- a CDS encoding phospholipase A: MRGVRLFALAWLAIFYACRADAAVAMLQPPREAFFSEPLRITLLYSADNGQPLTIALPPTIHVTLTNSDHAPQAVELVRDAGVPDELRLEAGQYRKVEYAAPWPAWVRGEVRIDPVGFDASPAIVAINRTVQPAAMAQAGHADTTAAAPAQAASTATAAAPAEAASSAAASQATGTEPTAAATATAAMPASDTSPVWTPPGDSLSTAGNGSQSRISYFEPMFFGVGHNGDTSASLQLSFKYRLRMPDDLRSKAFLDNLYFAYTQNSIWDLTAESRPFRDTTYQPQLFYYLADTGWRASWFTRMGIAAGVGHESNGKGGDQSRGLNMLFVRPTWEFGNLDAYHWVVSPKFYVYAGKSDNPDIADYRGYVDLLFKYGSANGWQLATTLRKGTKHWYGSIDAQLTYPLAKLLGSSAWGGYLWVGYFNGYGEDLLDYNVRQHWIARIGYSIAR; encoded by the coding sequence ATGCGCGGGGTGAGGCTTTTCGCATTGGCGTGGCTCGCTATCTTCTATGCTTGCCGCGCGGATGCCGCAGTCGCCATGTTGCAGCCGCCGCGTGAGGCCTTTTTCAGCGAGCCTCTTCGGATCACGCTGCTCTACTCCGCCGACAACGGCCAGCCGCTCACGATCGCGCTTCCTCCGACCATCCACGTCACGCTGACCAACAGCGATCACGCGCCTCAGGCCGTCGAACTCGTTCGCGACGCAGGCGTCCCCGATGAGTTGCGGCTCGAAGCAGGCCAATACCGGAAGGTCGAATACGCGGCGCCGTGGCCCGCGTGGGTGCGCGGTGAGGTTCGCATCGATCCGGTCGGGTTCGATGCGTCGCCGGCTATTGTGGCGATCAATCGCACCGTGCAACCAGCTGCGATGGCGCAGGCCGGGCATGCAGACACCACTGCGGCGGCGCCTGCGCAAGCAGCAAGTACGGCGACGGCAGCCGCGCCTGCAGAGGCCGCGAGCAGCGCCGCGGCATCACAAGCCACCGGCACCGAGCCCACCGCCGCTGCGACTGCTACCGCCGCCATGCCTGCGTCCGACACCTCGCCCGTCTGGACCCCACCAGGCGATTCGCTTTCGACCGCCGGAAACGGCTCGCAGTCGCGCATCTCGTACTTCGAGCCGATGTTCTTCGGGGTCGGCCATAACGGCGATACGAGCGCGAGTTTGCAGCTGAGCTTTAAATACCGCTTGCGGATGCCCGACGACCTGCGCTCGAAAGCCTTCCTCGACAACCTGTACTTCGCGTACACGCAAAACTCGATCTGGGACCTGACCGCTGAATCGCGGCCGTTCCGCGACACGACTTACCAGCCGCAGCTTTTTTATTACCTTGCGGACACAGGCTGGCGCGCGTCGTGGTTCACGCGCATGGGCATTGCCGCGGGCGTTGGGCACGAATCGAACGGCAAAGGCGGCGATCAATCGCGCGGCCTCAATATGCTGTTCGTGCGCCCGACATGGGAATTCGGCAACCTCGATGCGTACCACTGGGTCGTGTCGCCGAAATTCTATGTGTACGCGGGCAAGAGCGATAACCCCGATATCGCCGACTATCGAGGCTATGTCGATCTGCTCTTCAAATACGGCAGCGCCAACGGCTGGCAACTCGCGACCACCTTGCGCAAGGGCACGAAGCACTGGTACGGCAGCATCGACGCGCAGTTGACCTACCCGCTCGCGAAACTGCTCGGCAGCAGCGCCTGGGGCGGTTATCTCTGGGTCGGCTATTTCAACGGCTATGGTGAAGATCTGCTGGACTACAACGTGCGGCAGCACTGGATAGCGCGCATCGGGTACAGCATCGCGCGGTGA
- a CDS encoding DUF1289 domain-containing protein codes for MASNLHDLPDSPCIGVCSTLFDEVCKGCGRTATEVANWVFMTDDEKLTVWERIEREGTAMRFKYDKI; via the coding sequence ATGGCTTCAAATCTTCACGACCTTCCCGACAGCCCGTGTATCGGTGTCTGCTCCACGCTCTTCGACGAAGTGTGCAAAGGCTGCGGCCGCACCGCCACTGAAGTTGCAAACTGGGTGTTTATGACGGACGACGAGAAGCTCACGGTATGGGAGCGCATCGAACGCGAAGGCACGGCGATGCGCTTCAAATACGACAAGATCTAG
- a CDS encoding aldehyde dehydrogenase family protein has product MKTFDQFYIDGKWLKPCGTGTIDVIDSGTEEIMGRIPEGIEADAEAAIVAARAAFDAWAATPPQQRGAYLQKIADNLKARTDELAQLICGEVGMPIKLSRAIQVGGAVQNWNAYAKLAAEFAFEEKVGNSLVVREPVGVVAAITPWNYPLNQITLKVAAALAAGCTVVLKPSEIAPLNAFVLAEAIHEAGLPAGVFNLVCGYGPVVGEVLASHPLVDMVSFTGSTRAGKRVSELAAASVKRVALELGGKSASVILDDADLPAAVKATVGACFLNSGQTCSAHTRMLVPESRYDEVRALAKSAAESYVPGDPRHDRTRLGPLASAAQQQRVQQYIARGIEEGADLVTGGPGMPDGVQQGFFAKPTVFGRVHPKATIAQEEIFGPVLTILTFKDEEEAVRIANDSVYGLAGAVWAGSDERALGIARRMRTGQVNINGGGWNAAAPFGGYKQSGYGRENGTYGLDEYLEYKAMQLAVNKPA; this is encoded by the coding sequence ATGAAGACCTTCGACCAGTTCTACATCGACGGCAAATGGCTCAAACCATGCGGCACCGGCACGATCGACGTGATCGATTCCGGGACCGAAGAGATCATGGGCCGCATCCCCGAAGGCATCGAAGCGGACGCTGAAGCGGCGATTGTCGCGGCGCGTGCCGCATTCGACGCGTGGGCCGCGACGCCGCCGCAACAGCGTGGCGCATATCTGCAAAAAATCGCCGACAACCTCAAGGCGCGCACCGACGAACTCGCGCAACTGATCTGCGGCGAAGTCGGCATGCCGATCAAGCTGTCACGCGCGATTCAGGTTGGCGGCGCGGTGCAAAACTGGAACGCCTATGCGAAGCTCGCGGCCGAATTCGCGTTCGAAGAGAAGGTCGGCAATTCACTTGTTGTGCGTGAGCCGGTTGGCGTCGTGGCCGCGATCACGCCATGGAACTATCCGCTCAACCAGATCACGTTGAAGGTCGCCGCGGCGCTCGCGGCAGGCTGCACGGTGGTGCTGAAGCCGTCGGAGATCGCGCCGCTCAATGCATTCGTGCTGGCCGAAGCGATTCACGAAGCAGGCTTGCCGGCCGGCGTCTTCAATCTCGTCTGCGGCTATGGGCCGGTGGTCGGCGAGGTGCTGGCGTCGCATCCGTTGGTCGACATGGTTTCGTTCACGGGCTCGACGCGTGCGGGCAAGCGCGTGTCCGAACTCGCCGCGGCGAGCGTCAAGCGCGTCGCGCTCGAACTCGGCGGCAAGTCGGCCTCGGTGATTCTCGACGATGCGGACCTTCCGGCCGCCGTGAAAGCGACAGTCGGCGCGTGCTTCCTGAACTCGGGGCAGACGTGCTCAGCGCACACGCGCATGCTCGTGCCGGAAAGCCGCTACGACGAAGTGCGCGCGCTCGCGAAAAGCGCGGCCGAATCCTACGTGCCCGGCGATCCGCGTCACGACAGAACGCGCCTCGGTCCGCTTGCCTCGGCCGCCCAGCAACAACGCGTGCAGCAGTACATTGCGCGCGGCATCGAAGAGGGCGCGGACCTCGTGACGGGCGGCCCAGGCATGCCCGATGGCGTGCAGCAAGGCTTCTTCGCGAAGCCGACGGTGTTCGGCCGCGTACATCCGAAAGCGACGATCGCGCAGGAAGAAATCTTCGGCCCCGTGCTGACGATTCTCACGTTCAAGGATGAGGAAGAAGCGGTCCGTATTGCGAACGATTCGGTGTATGGCCTCGCCGGCGCCGTATGGGCGGGCAGCGACGAACGCGCGCTCGGTATCGCGCGCCGGATGCGCACCGGGCAGGTCAATATCAATGGTGGCGGGTGGAACGCAGCCGCGCCGTTCGGCGGCTACAAGCAGTCGGGCTATGGCCGCGAGAACGGCACGTATGGACTCGATGAGTATCTCGAGTACAAGGCGATGCAGCTCGCGGTCAATAAGCCGGCGTAA
- a CDS encoding ABC-F family ATPase — protein sequence MLSTANITMQFGPKPLFENISVKFGEGNRYGLIGANGCGKSTFMKILGGDLEPTSGNVMLEPNIRLGKLRQDQFAYEDVRVLDVVMMGHTEMWAAMTERDAIYANPEATDDDYMHAAELEAKFSEYDGYTAEARAGELLLGIGIALDLHSGPMSNVAPGWKLRVLLAQALFSKPDVLLLDEPTNNLDINSIRWLEDVLNQYNSTMIIISHDRHFLNQVCTHMADMDFGTLKVWPGNYDDYMLASTQARERQQAANQKAKERVADLQDFVRRFSANKSKARQATSRLKMIDKIKIEEFKPSSRQNPFIRFEYEKKLHNIAVVGEEMTKQYDRTIFNRFSISVQPGERIAIIGENGAGKTTLLRSLLGNLPLEHGSVKWAENANIGYMPQDTYEEFPSDVTLMDWIDQYRKEGDDEQSVRGTLGRLLFNADDIRKSVKVLSGGEKGRMIWGKLMLGRHNVLLMDEPTNHMDMESIESLQIALEKYDGTLVFVSHDREFVSGLANRIIEVKTDGTLNDFGGNYEDFLAGQGVQ from the coding sequence GTGCTGTCTACTGCCAATATCACGATGCAATTCGGGCCGAAGCCTCTCTTCGAAAACATCTCGGTCAAGTTCGGGGAAGGTAACCGCTATGGACTGATCGGGGCGAACGGCTGCGGCAAGTCGACGTTCATGAAAATCCTCGGCGGCGACCTCGAGCCGACCTCGGGCAACGTGATGCTCGAGCCGAACATCCGTCTGGGCAAGCTGCGTCAGGACCAGTTCGCGTACGAAGACGTGCGCGTGCTCGATGTCGTGATGATGGGCCACACCGAGATGTGGGCCGCGATGACCGAGCGCGACGCGATCTACGCGAACCCCGAAGCAACCGACGACGACTACATGCACGCGGCCGAACTCGAAGCGAAGTTCTCCGAGTACGACGGCTATACGGCCGAGGCGCGCGCGGGTGAACTGCTGCTGGGCATCGGCATCGCGCTGGACCTGCATAGCGGCCCGATGAGCAACGTCGCGCCGGGCTGGAAGTTGCGCGTGCTGCTCGCGCAGGCGCTGTTCTCGAAGCCGGACGTGCTGCTGCTCGACGAGCCGACCAACAACCTCGATATCAACTCGATCCGCTGGCTGGAAGACGTACTCAACCAGTACAACTCGACGATGATCATCATCTCGCACGATCGTCACTTCCTGAATCAGGTCTGCACGCATATGGCGGACATGGATTTCGGCACGCTGAAGGTCTGGCCCGGCAACTACGACGACTACATGCTGGCGTCGACGCAGGCGCGCGAGCGCCAGCAGGCCGCCAACCAGAAGGCCAAGGAGCGCGTGGCCGATCTGCAGGACTTCGTGCGCCGCTTCTCGGCCAACAAGTCGAAAGCGCGTCAGGCCACCAGCCGCCTGAAGATGATCGACAAGATCAAGATCGAGGAATTCAAGCCGTCGTCGCGGCAGAACCCGTTTATCCGCTTCGAGTACGAGAAGAAGCTGCACAACATCGCGGTGGTCGGCGAGGAGATGACGAAGCAGTACGACCGCACGATCTTCAACCGTTTCAGCATCAGTGTGCAGCCGGGTGAGCGCATCGCGATCATCGGCGAGAACGGCGCGGGCAAGACCACGCTGCTGCGTTCGCTGCTCGGCAATCTGCCGCTCGAGCACGGCTCGGTGAAATGGGCCGAAAACGCGAACATCGGCTATATGCCGCAAGATACCTACGAAGAGTTTCCCAGCGACGTCACGCTGATGGACTGGATCGACCAGTACCGCAAGGAAGGCGATGACGAACAGTCGGTGCGCGGCACGCTCGGCCGGCTGCTGTTCAATGCGGACGATATCCGCAAGTCGGTGAAGGTGCTGTCGGGCGGCGAGAAGGGCCGCATGATCTGGGGCAAGCTGATGCTCGGCCGCCACAACGTGCTGCTGATGGACGAGCCGACCAACCATATGGACATGGAGTCGATCGAGTCGCTGCAGATCGCGCTCGAGAAGTACGACGGCACGCTGGTCTTCGTGTCGCACGACCGTGAGTTCGTCAGCGGCCTCGCGAACCGGATCATCGAAGTGAAGACCGATGGCACGTTGAACGACTTCGGTGGCAACTACGAGGATTTCCTCGCAGGGCAGGGCGTGCAGTAA
- a CDS encoding NAD(P)-dependent oxidoreductase — MEVGFCGPGLMGAPMIRHLLRAGHTVHVWNRTRDKAEALAKDGAKVASTPAALADSAELIFLCVSDAAAVEQVVFDPQHGIATAAQGAAGNARVRRIVDHSSIAPSATRGFAQRAAAARIGWVDAPVSGGVAGATAGTLAVMAGGAAADVEAATPVIRAYAARVTHMGDAGAGQTAKLCNQSIVTATVAAIAEAVSLAQRSGIDAARLTEALAGGWADSVLLQTFVPRMTSSGATPIGAMRTFQKDVDTIAAAAYETGTPMPVAGTVQQVLRLAAAMGLADADFSAFVDVLQPGKRR, encoded by the coding sequence ATGGAAGTGGGTTTTTGCGGCCCGGGCTTGATGGGCGCACCGATGATTCGCCATCTGCTGCGGGCAGGGCATACGGTTCACGTATGGAACCGCACGCGCGATAAGGCAGAAGCGCTCGCGAAGGACGGCGCGAAGGTCGCATCGACACCGGCCGCGCTGGCCGATAGCGCTGAGCTGATTTTCCTGTGCGTATCGGACGCGGCAGCCGTTGAGCAGGTCGTATTCGACCCGCAGCACGGCATCGCGACAGCCGCGCAAGGTGCAGCCGGCAATGCGCGCGTGCGCCGCATCGTCGACCATTCGAGCATCGCGCCGTCAGCGACCCGCGGCTTCGCTCAACGGGCGGCAGCGGCGCGCATCGGCTGGGTCGATGCGCCGGTGTCGGGCGGCGTGGCCGGCGCGACGGCGGGCACGCTCGCGGTGATGGCGGGCGGCGCCGCGGCCGATGTCGAAGCGGCGACGCCCGTCATTCGCGCCTACGCGGCGCGCGTCACGCATATGGGCGACGCGGGCGCGGGCCAGACCGCGAAGCTGTGCAACCAGTCGATCGTCACGGCGACGGTTGCCGCGATCGCCGAAGCGGTGAGCCTCGCGCAGCGCAGCGGCATCGACGCTGCGCGCCTGACCGAAGCGCTGGCGGGCGGCTGGGCGGACTCGGTGCTGCTGCAAACCTTCGTGCCGCGCATGACGTCGAGCGGCGCCACGCCGATCGGCGCCATGCGCACGTTCCAGAAGGATGTCGATACGATCGCCGCGGCGGCTTACGAAACCGGCACGCCGATGCCGGTCGCGGGCACCGTGCAGCAGGTGCTGCGTCTGGCCGCGGCCATGGGTCTCGCAGATGCCGATTTCTCCGCTTTCGTCGACGTGTTGCAACCGGGCAAGCGCCGCTGA
- a CDS encoding dodecin, with protein MSEHVYKTIEITGSSQKSSDDAIRSAIEKASKTLRNLCWFQVLETRGHIDNSQIAHWQVTIKVGLRLED; from the coding sequence ATGAGCGAGCACGTCTACAAGACCATCGAAATCACCGGCTCTTCGCAGAAATCGAGTGACGATGCGATTCGCAGCGCGATCGAAAAAGCGTCGAAGACCTTGCGCAATCTGTGCTGGTTCCAGGTGCTCGAAACGCGCGGGCATATCGACAACAGTCAGATCGCGCACTGGCAGGTGACGATCAAGGTCGGTCTGCGGCTCGAAGACTGA
- a CDS encoding LysR substrate-binding domain-containing protein — translation MSQQREAIDTYLLRVLHTLLMERSVTRAAVKLNQSQPAISAALRRLRDITGDPLLVRGKSGMVPTEYGLRLLEPTQNALREIERIKFQQHSFDPATSIRCYRIGCPDYLNVLFVPTVVERFRQAAPNAQLEFHSLGPAFDYELALEDGKLDTVVGNWPEPPEQLHLSNLFVDQIVCLMGNTHPFAKRGSITLDQYLNAPHLAPTPYSVGQRGAIDVHLARERLKRHVVVTLPYFNLAPYVLIKSDLIFTTTRLFADYYAKFLPLTVMPAPLDFPPMQYYQLWHERVHYSDEVRWLRGLVAEATRTLVDK, via the coding sequence ATGAGTCAGCAACGCGAGGCGATCGACACCTACCTCCTGCGCGTATTGCATACGTTACTGATGGAACGCAGCGTCACGCGGGCGGCCGTCAAGCTCAATCAGTCGCAGCCGGCGATCAGCGCCGCCTTGCGCCGTTTGCGTGATATCACCGGCGATCCGCTACTGGTGCGCGGCAAGTCGGGCATGGTGCCGACCGAGTACGGGCTGCGCCTGCTCGAGCCGACGCAGAATGCGCTGCGCGAAATCGAGCGCATCAAGTTCCAGCAGCACAGCTTCGATCCCGCGACGTCGATCCGCTGTTACCGGATCGGCTGCCCGGACTACCTGAACGTGCTGTTCGTGCCGACAGTCGTCGAGCGCTTCCGGCAGGCGGCGCCGAACGCACAGCTCGAGTTTCATTCGCTCGGCCCCGCCTTCGACTACGAGCTCGCGCTCGAGGACGGCAAGCTCGACACGGTGGTCGGCAACTGGCCCGAGCCGCCCGAGCAACTGCATCTGTCGAATCTGTTCGTCGATCAGATCGTTTGCCTGATGGGCAATACGCATCCGTTCGCGAAGCGCGGCTCGATTACGCTCGACCAGTACCTGAACGCGCCGCACCTCGCGCCGACGCCGTATTCGGTCGGCCAGCGCGGCGCGATCGACGTGCATCTCGCGCGCGAACGGTTGAAGCGTCACGTGGTCGTCACGTTGCCTTATTTCAATCTCGCGCCGTATGTGCTGATCAAATCCGATCTGATCTTCACAACGACACGGCTCTTCGCCGACTACTACGCGAAGTTTTTGCCGTTGACGGTGATGCCCGCGCCGCTCGATTTCCCGCCGATGCAGTACTACCAGCTGTGGCATGAGCGCGTCCATTACTCCGATGAAGTGCGGTGGTTGCGCGGGCTGGTGGCTGAGGCGACGCGTACGCTGGTGGATAAATGA
- a CDS encoding 8-oxoguanine deaminase, whose protein sequence is MTATQRNTRGKTMLVKHAEIVVTMDDARRELRNAGLYIEDGRIVAVGATADLPQTADDVLDLHGHLVIPGLVNTHHHMYQSLTRALPAAQNAELFGWLTSLYKVWAHLTPEMIEVSTLTAMAELLLSGCTTSSDHLYVFPNGCRLDDSIEAARRIGMRFHASRGSMSVGQRDGGLPPDEVVESEAHILKDTQRVIETYHDAGRYAMLRVAVAPCSPFSVSRDLMRESATLARQYGVSLHTHLAENVNDVAYSREKFGMTPAEYAQDLGWVGRDVWHAHCVQLDDAGIELFARTGTGVAHCPCSNMRLASGIAPVKRMRLAGVPVGLGVDGSASNDGAQMVAEVRQALLLQRVGFGPDAMTAREALEIATLGGAAVLGRDDIGALAPGMAADFVSFDLRQPLFAGALADPVAALVFCAPSQVAHSVIGGRQVVKDGVLATVELGPVIERHNRLAQQLFEAAR, encoded by the coding sequence ATGACGGCGACGCAGCGCAACACCCGCGGCAAGACGATGCTGGTCAAACACGCGGAAATCGTGGTCACGATGGACGATGCGCGGCGCGAGCTGCGCAACGCGGGCCTCTATATCGAAGACGGCCGGATCGTCGCAGTCGGCGCGACGGCCGATCTGCCGCAAACGGCTGACGATGTGCTCGACCTGCATGGCCACCTCGTGATACCGGGCCTCGTCAACACGCATCACCACATGTACCAGAGCCTAACGCGCGCGTTGCCCGCGGCGCAGAACGCCGAGCTGTTCGGCTGGCTGACGAGCCTCTACAAGGTCTGGGCGCATCTGACGCCCGAGATGATCGAGGTGTCGACGCTGACCGCGATGGCGGAGCTGCTGCTGTCGGGCTGCACGACGTCGAGCGATCATTTGTATGTCTTTCCGAACGGCTGCCGGCTCGACGACAGCATCGAAGCCGCGCGGCGCATCGGTATGCGTTTTCATGCAAGCCGCGGCAGCATGAGCGTCGGGCAGCGCGACGGCGGCTTGCCGCCCGACGAGGTGGTCGAAAGCGAAGCGCATATCCTCAAGGACACGCAACGCGTGATCGAGACATATCACGACGCCGGACGTTACGCGATGCTGCGCGTCGCTGTCGCGCCGTGCTCGCCATTTTCGGTGAGCCGCGATCTGATGCGCGAATCCGCGACGCTGGCGCGCCAGTACGGCGTGTCGTTGCATACGCATCTGGCCGAGAACGTCAACGACGTCGCGTATAGCCGCGAGAAGTTCGGCATGACGCCGGCCGAATATGCGCAGGATCTCGGCTGGGTCGGCCGCGACGTCTGGCATGCGCACTGCGTTCAGCTCGACGACGCGGGTATCGAGCTGTTCGCGCGTACGGGCACGGGCGTCGCGCATTGTCCGTGTTCGAACATGCGGCTCGCGTCGGGCATTGCGCCCGTCAAACGGATGCGGCTCGCGGGCGTGCCCGTGGGCCTCGGTGTCGACGGCTCGGCGTCGAACGACGGTGCGCAGATGGTGGCCGAAGTTCGGCAGGCGCTGCTGTTGCAGCGCGTTGGTTTCGGTCCCGATGCAATGACCGCGCGCGAGGCGCTCGAGATCGCGACGCTCGGAGGCGCGGCCGTGCTCGGCCGTGACGATATCGGCGCGCTCGCGCCGGGTATGGCGGCGGATTTCGTATCGTTCGATCTGCGGCAGCCGCTTTTCGCGGGTGCATTGGCCGATCCCGTCGCGGCGCTCGTGTTCTGCGCGCCGTCGCAGGTGGCCCATAGCGTGATCGGCGGCAGACAGGTCGTGAAGGACGGCGTGCTCGCCACCGTCGAACTGGGGCCGGTGATCGAGCGGCATAACCGGCTCGCGCAACAGTTATTCGAAGCTGCACGATAA
- the uraH gene encoding hydroxyisourate hydrolase, whose translation MGKLTTHVLDTANGRPGAGIKVELFALAGDTRRALKTTTTNNDGRCGEPLLEGSAFAAGEYELVFHAGDYFAATGTQLPQPRFVDRVVLRFGVADADAHYHVPLLVSPWSYSTYRGS comes from the coding sequence ATGGGCAAGCTCACTACCCACGTGCTCGACACCGCGAACGGCCGTCCCGGCGCCGGCATCAAGGTCGAACTCTTTGCGCTTGCGGGCGATACGCGCCGCGCGCTGAAAACCACCACCACGAACAACGACGGCCGCTGCGGCGAGCCGCTGCTCGAAGGCAGCGCGTTCGCGGCCGGCGAATACGAGCTCGTGTTTCACGCTGGCGACTATTTCGCGGCGACCGGCACTCAACTGCCGCAGCCGCGCTTCGTCGACCGCGTCGTGTTGCGCTTCGGCGTCGCGGATGCGGATGCGCACTATCACGTGCCGCTACTCGTCTCGCCGTGGTCGTATAGCACGTACCGCGGCAGTTGA
- a CDS encoding urate hydroxylase PuuD — MEGFITDWLNLAIRWFHVIAAIAWIGESFYFVALDNSLKPPQDPNQRRRGVFGELWHVHGGGFYNMQKYTVAPPEMPDDLHWSKWPSYTTWLSGFGLFTVLYLWAPNTYLIDRNVLDMGPVVAIFSALGFLAGGWIIYDSLCRLLGKNDRVLGICVALVVLIGAWLACHIFAGRAAYLIMGATLATIMSANVFFVIIPGQRKMVDAMLKGDTPNPIYGKRGKQRSVHNTYFTLPVVFAMLSNHYAMTYTHPYNWAVLAVIMAAGALIRQFFVMRHRGQVLWYLPLGGVALMAVALVWTMPKPVVPQAEAANAPKIVVADIAPILQQRCAACHSAHPTLMGSAPAGVMFDTPAEISQNAQRIYQQAVTLKAMPLGNVTHMTDDERQKLAAWFQGGALQ; from the coding sequence ATGGAAGGCTTTATCACCGACTGGCTGAACCTCGCGATCCGCTGGTTTCACGTGATCGCCGCGATCGCATGGATCGGCGAATCGTTTTACTTCGTGGCGCTCGACAACAGCCTGAAGCCGCCGCAGGATCCGAACCAGCGCCGCCGCGGCGTGTTCGGCGAACTGTGGCATGTACACGGCGGCGGCTTCTACAACATGCAGAAATACACGGTCGCGCCGCCCGAAATGCCAGACGACCTGCACTGGTCGAAATGGCCGTCGTACACGACGTGGCTTTCCGGCTTTGGGCTCTTCACAGTGCTGTACCTGTGGGCGCCGAACACGTACCTGATCGACAGGAACGTGCTCGATATGGGACCCGTGGTGGCGATCTTTTCGGCGCTCGGCTTTCTCGCCGGCGGATGGATCATCTACGACTCGCTGTGCCGGCTGCTCGGCAAGAACGATCGCGTGCTCGGTATTTGCGTGGCGCTCGTCGTGCTGATCGGCGCGTGGCTTGCCTGCCATATCTTCGCGGGCCGCGCCGCGTATCTGATCATGGGCGCGACGCTCGCGACGATCATGTCGGCCAACGTGTTCTTCGTGATCATTCCGGGCCAGCGCAAGATGGTCGACGCGATGCTCAAGGGCGATACGCCGAACCCGATCTACGGCAAGCGCGGCAAGCAGCGCTCGGTGCACAACACGTATTTCACACTGCCCGTCGTGTTCGCCATGCTGTCGAACCACTACGCGATGACGTACACGCATCCGTACAACTGGGCGGTGCTCGCGGTCATCATGGCGGCCGGCGCGCTGATCCGGCAGTTCTTTGTCATGCGTCACCGCGGCCAGGTGCTCTGGTATCTGCCGCTCGGCGGCGTCGCGCTGATGGCAGTGGCGCTTGTCTGGACCATGCCGAAGCCTGTCGTACCGCAAGCCGAAGCGGCCAACGCGCCGAAGATCGTCGTCGCCGATATTGCGCCGATCCTGCAGCAGCGCTGCGCGGCATGCCACTCCGCGCATCCGACGCTGATGGGCAGCGCGCCCGCCGGCGTGATGTTCGATACGCCCGCCGAGATTTCGCAGAACGCGCAGCGCATTTATCAGCAGGCGGTCACGTTGAAAGCGATGCCGCTGGGTAATGTCACGCATATGACCGATGACGAGCGGCAGAAGCTCGCGGCGTGGTTTCAGGGAGGCGCGTTGCAGTAG
- a CDS encoding ureidoglycolate lyase encodes MKTLAIEPLTREAFAPFGDVIELEGAREIPINLGTTIRYHDLANVDINDAGGRTLVNLFRGQPRTLPFEVKMLERHPLGSQAFIPFDEKPYLVVVAPAGDLDPQAIRAFVTCGWQGVNYAKGVWHHPLIALGEVSDFIVVDRGGEGCNLNEQDLAESLWLTDDALSVVSY; translated from the coding sequence ATGAAAACACTGGCAATCGAACCGCTGACGCGCGAGGCCTTCGCGCCGTTCGGCGATGTGATCGAGCTCGAAGGCGCGAGAGAGATTCCGATCAATCTCGGCACGACGATCCGCTATCACGATCTCGCGAACGTCGATATAAACGACGCCGGCGGCCGCACGCTCGTCAATCTGTTTCGCGGACAGCCGCGCACGCTGCCGTTCGAAGTGAAGATGCTCGAGCGGCATCCGCTTGGCAGCCAGGCGTTTATTCCGTTTGACGAAAAGCCGTATCTGGTGGTCGTTGCACCGGCCGGCGACCTCGATCCTCAGGCGATCCGCGCGTTTGTTACGTGCGGCTGGCAGGGCGTGAACTACGCGAAGGGCGTGTGGCACCATCCGCTGATCGCTCTGGGCGAGGTCAGCGATTTCATCGTAGTCGACCGCGGCGGTGAAGGGTGCAATCTGAACGAACAGGACCTCGCTGAATCGCTGTGGCTGACCGACGATGCGCTGAGTGTGGTCAGTTATTGA